A window from Azoarcus sp. DD4 encodes these proteins:
- the cobM gene encoding precorrin-4 C(11)-methyltransferase, whose product MPGTIWFVGAGPGDPDLITVKGRRLLEQAGAILFAGSLVDQAATQYAPPGCTIRDSKDMTLEEMTVWLVEATGRHQTVVRLQTGDPGLYGALVEMTRPLDAAGIAWKVVPGVSSAMASAAAAGETLTLPEVTQTVILTRVAGRTPMPPGEDLEALAAHRTTLCLFLSITLLHEVQRALRAAGWPEDAPIVVVQKASWPGEEKVVRGTLADIKKRCQAEKIASQAMIIASPALGARDWPGIARSKLYDPAFTHRFRRAAAPADAAPASEAPQ is encoded by the coding sequence ATGCCCGGCACCATCTGGTTCGTCGGCGCCGGGCCCGGCGACCCCGACCTGATCACCGTCAAGGGGCGCCGCCTGCTCGAACAGGCCGGCGCCATCCTGTTCGCCGGCTCGCTGGTGGACCAGGCGGCGACGCAGTACGCGCCGCCCGGCTGCACCATCCGCGATTCCAAGGACATGACGCTGGAAGAGATGACGGTCTGGCTGGTCGAGGCCACCGGCCGCCATCAGACGGTGGTCCGCCTGCAGACCGGCGACCCCGGCCTGTACGGCGCGCTGGTCGAGATGACGCGCCCGCTCGACGCCGCCGGCATTGCCTGGAAGGTAGTGCCGGGCGTGTCGTCGGCGATGGCCTCGGCCGCCGCCGCCGGCGAAACCCTGACCCTGCCGGAAGTGACGCAGACGGTGATCCTCACCCGCGTCGCCGGCCGCACGCCGATGCCGCCGGGCGAGGACCTCGAAGCCCTCGCCGCCCACCGCACGACGCTCTGCCTGTTCCTGTCGATCACCCTGTTGCACGAAGTCCAGCGCGCGCTGCGCGCCGCCGGCTGGCCCGAGGACGCGCCCATCGTGGTGGTGCAGAAGGCGAGCTGGCCGGGCGAGGAAAAGGTGGTGCGCGGCACGCTCGCCGACATCAAGAAACGCTGCCAGGCGGAGAAGATCGCCAGCCAGGCCATGATCATCGCCAGCCCGGCGCTGGGCGCCCGCGACTGGCCCGGGATCGCCCGCTCCAAGCTCTACGACCCCGCCTTCACCCACCGCTTCCGCCGCGCCGCCGCGCCCGCGGACGCGGCCCCCGCCAGCGAGGCACCGCAATGA
- a CDS encoding MBL fold metallo-hydrolase yields the protein MRNVELFGAVGHKFILLNESEPGEEDGVRSNQYLIVRDGSGVLLDPGGFGVMPRVLAEMLRYAKPEQIRAILLSHQDPDIVGGLSTWLELTPAEVFVSSIWMRFLPHYGLRDMSRFRGVPDEGMECEVAPGFHLRIVPAHFLHSEGQINVYDPVSRILFTGDIGAAMLPNDRDDAFVDDFATHLPFIEGFHRRYMGSNHAIRCWLDTIADLDIDMLAPQHGPIYRGRAVQDFLAWLSDLKCGIDLLEAGGRFRKA from the coding sequence ATGCGTAACGTCGAGCTTTTCGGCGCTGTAGGGCACAAGTTCATCCTGTTGAACGAAAGCGAACCTGGAGAGGAAGACGGCGTCCGTTCCAACCAGTATCTGATCGTCCGCGACGGCAGCGGCGTGCTGCTCGATCCAGGCGGTTTCGGCGTGATGCCGCGGGTGCTCGCCGAAATGCTGCGCTATGCCAAACCCGAACAGATCCGCGCCATCCTGCTGTCGCACCAGGATCCGGACATCGTCGGCGGACTGTCGACCTGGCTGGAGCTCACGCCCGCCGAAGTCTTCGTTTCCAGCATCTGGATGCGCTTCCTGCCGCATTACGGCCTGCGCGACATGAGCCGCTTCCGCGGCGTGCCCGACGAAGGCATGGAATGCGAGGTCGCGCCCGGTTTCCACCTGCGCATCGTGCCGGCTCACTTCCTGCATTCGGAAGGCCAGATCAACGTCTATGACCCGGTGTCGCGCATCCTCTTCACCGGCGACATCGGCGCGGCGATGCTGCCCAACGACCGCGACGACGCCTTCGTCGACGACTTCGCCACCCACCTGCCCTTCATCGAGGGCTTCCATCGTCGCTACATGGGCTCGAACCATGCCATCCGCTGCTGGCTCGACACCATCGCCGACCTCGACATCGACATGCTCGCCCCCCAGCACGGCCCGATCTACCGCGGCCGCGCGGTGCAGGATTTCCTCGCCTGGCTGAGCGACCTCAAGTGCGGCATCGACCTGCTCGAAGCCGGCGGACGCTTCCGGAAGGCGTAG
- the leuA gene encoding 2-isopropylmalate synthase: MLKNPQTKYRPANPFAGVVPGGRGLTDRTWPDNTITRPPVWMSTDLRDGNQALFEPMNGERKMRMFKMLVEIGLKEIEVAFPAASQTDFDFVRELIEGGHIPDDVTIEVLTQARPHLIERTFESVRGAKRAIVHVYSAVAPNFRRIVFDTDRAGTKQIAVDSARHFLEMAARHTGTDFTFQYSPEVFSGTELDFAIEVANAVIEVWQPTPQQKCIINLPATVEMSTPNVYADQIEWMHRHLARRDSVLLSVHPHNDRGTAVAAAELAVMAGADRVEGCLFGNGERTGNVDLVTLALNLYSQGVHPGLDFSRINEVARTVEHCTQLPIHPRHPYVGDLVFTAFSGSHQDAIKKGFAVQQPDAVWEVPYLPVDPADLGRSYESIIRVNSQSGKGGIAYLLEAEYGLVMPRRLQVEFSAAIQRITDERGTELSAGDIWRAFEEEYLAVSAPWAYVEHHLSEHGGQQGISLTVEEEGVRRVLRGVGNGPIDAALHALDAGAVLLGYEERALGQGGDARAVAYIELADGEGAGSTFGVGIHANIVTASVLAIVSALDRLAQRRERADGVGRQVAVTR, encoded by the coding sequence ATGTTGAAGAACCCGCAGACCAAGTACCGTCCCGCCAACCCCTTTGCCGGCGTCGTGCCCGGCGGCCGCGGCCTCACCGACCGGACCTGGCCCGACAACACGATCACCCGCCCGCCGGTCTGGATGAGCACCGACCTGCGCGACGGCAACCAGGCGCTGTTCGAGCCGATGAACGGCGAGCGCAAGATGCGCATGTTCAAGATGCTGGTGGAGATCGGCCTCAAGGAGATCGAGGTCGCCTTTCCCGCCGCGTCGCAGACCGACTTCGACTTCGTGCGCGAACTCATCGAAGGCGGCCATATTCCCGACGACGTCACCATCGAGGTGCTCACCCAGGCGCGGCCGCACCTGATTGAGCGCACCTTTGAATCGGTGCGCGGCGCCAAGCGCGCCATCGTGCACGTCTATAGCGCGGTGGCGCCCAACTTCCGCCGCATCGTGTTCGACACCGACCGCGCCGGCACCAAGCAGATCGCGGTCGACAGTGCGCGCCACTTCCTCGAGATGGCGGCGCGCCATACCGGCACCGACTTCACCTTCCAGTACAGCCCGGAAGTGTTCTCCGGTACCGAACTCGACTTCGCGATCGAGGTCGCCAACGCGGTGATCGAGGTGTGGCAGCCGACGCCGCAGCAGAAATGCATCATCAACCTGCCGGCGACGGTGGAGATGAGCACCCCCAACGTCTATGCCGACCAGATCGAGTGGATGCACCGCCACCTCGCCCGGCGTGACAGCGTGCTGCTCTCGGTGCATCCGCACAACGACCGCGGCACCGCGGTGGCCGCCGCCGAGCTCGCGGTGATGGCGGGCGCCGACCGCGTCGAGGGCTGCCTGTTCGGCAACGGCGAGCGCACCGGCAACGTCGACCTCGTCACCCTGGCGCTCAATCTCTACAGCCAGGGCGTGCATCCGGGGCTGGACTTCTCGCGCATCAACGAGGTCGCGCGCACGGTGGAGCACTGCACCCAGTTGCCGATCCATCCGCGCCACCCCTATGTCGGCGATCTCGTGTTCACCGCGTTTTCCGGATCGCACCAGGATGCGATCAAGAAGGGCTTCGCCGTGCAGCAGCCGGATGCGGTGTGGGAGGTGCCCTATCTGCCGGTGGATCCGGCCGACCTCGGCCGCAGCTACGAATCCATCATCCGGGTGAACAGCCAGTCGGGCAAAGGCGGCATCGCCTACCTGCTCGAAGCCGAATACGGCCTGGTGATGCCGCGCCGCTTGCAGGTGGAGTTCTCGGCGGCGATCCAGCGCATCACCGACGAACGCGGCACCGAACTGAGCGCGGGCGACATCTGGCGGGCGTTCGAAGAGGAGTACCTCGCGGTGTCGGCGCCTTGGGCCTACGTCGAGCACCACCTTTCCGAGCACGGCGGCCAGCAGGGCATCAGCCTGACGGTGGAGGAAGAGGGCGTGCGCCGCGTGTTGCGCGGCGTCGGCAACGGCCCCATCGACGCCGCGCTGCATGCGCTCGACGCCGGCGCGGTGTTGCTCGGCTACGAGGAACGCGCGCTCGGCCAGGGCGGCGATGCACGCGCGGTGGCCTACATCGAGCTGGCCGACGGCGAGGGCGCTGGCAGCACCTTCGGTGTCGGCATCCACGCCAACATCGTCACCGCCTCGGTGCTCGCCATCGTGTCGGCGCTCGACCGGCTGGCACAGCGGCGTGAGCGCGCCGATGGCGTCGGCCGGCAGGTGGCAGTGACCCGCTGA
- a CDS encoding bifunctional diguanylate cyclase/phosphodiesterase, whose protein sequence is MALTPSANPQGDSSLTPHRLRVIGDLAGLLEDQTRTRYFSETLGKMTREMHADVIQRLSGAIDTGKHPEFVELMTQARDICGRLSDSFDLLLAERTRQWDASHGSLCGIINEFDDMFTLLSNTLVERELLERQSQVLEQIILSHERIGQWKAFVQAILNDFHAIFPFDLFFVAFAEENGLMLNVYYFGECDEEYRIATRQQLARRMIESLGLPPDSPLDYEEFQVQRGNSIHTVRPEQMITVRVPEHSSQLAGLLGVTFLSSQELNPREESVIRSILAVMVMVVGSSKVLSRTLAELEYYSMHDPLTGLYNRRHFNNMLEYEIGRSERHQHEFALLLLDLDDFKDVNDSYGHPTGDSVLVRVAEILRGHIRKGDLATRIGGDEFAIMLMETGNDGAVAVAEKLGAALRGTSFESPNGKRFHITTSIGVVVYPRDARTEHDLLAGVDIAMYRAKELGKDSACTLASMPGQLKATRVTRDYAEKLREALRENRMVPYFQPIVDCHTGVPFACETVARLKEKTGETIAAGAFIDTIEKYGLGRELDRVIIRQTLEVAAARARSGAPPLRVFINLSAQEIQGRGILGYAEELCNELGIPPSQVVFEILERDAIGDMTNMRKFLANLRKKGFAFALDDFGSGYNSFHYLRELHFEFVKIDGAFVRSIVESPIDRALVRNLTNLCKEIGILTVAEFVESEEILEMLREMGIDYVQGYHIGMPLPKMPDVA, encoded by the coding sequence ATGGCACTCACCCCCTCCGCGAACCCGCAGGGCGACTCCAGCCTCACGCCCCACCGCCTGCGCGTCATCGGCGATCTGGCCGGCCTGCTCGAAGACCAGACCCGCACCCGCTACTTCAGCGAGACCCTGGGCAAGATGACCCGCGAGATGCACGCGGACGTCATCCAACGCCTGTCGGGCGCGATCGATACCGGCAAGCACCCCGAATTCGTCGAGCTGATGACCCAGGCGCGCGACATCTGCGGGCGCCTGTCCGACAGTTTCGACCTGCTGCTGGCCGAGCGCACCCGCCAGTGGGACGCCAGCCACGGCTCGCTGTGCGGCATCATCAACGAGTTCGACGACATGTTCACGCTGCTGTCGAACACCCTGGTGGAGCGCGAACTGCTCGAACGCCAGAGCCAGGTGCTCGAACAGATCATCCTGTCGCACGAGCGCATCGGCCAGTGGAAGGCCTTCGTCCAGGCCATCCTCAACGATTTCCACGCCATCTTCCCGTTCGACCTCTTTTTCGTCGCCTTCGCCGAAGAGAACGGGCTGATGCTCAACGTCTATTACTTTGGCGAATGCGACGAAGAGTACCGCATCGCCACCCGCCAGCAGCTGGCCCGGCGCATGATCGAAAGCCTGGGCCTGCCGCCGGATTCGCCGCTCGATTACGAGGAATTCCAGGTCCAGCGCGGCAACAGCATCCACACCGTGCGGCCGGAACAGATGATCACCGTGCGGGTGCCGGAGCACTCGTCCCAGCTCGCCGGCCTGCTCGGCGTCACCTTCCTGTCGTCGCAGGAGCTCAACCCGCGCGAGGAAAGCGTGATCCGCTCCATCCTCGCGGTGATGGTGATGGTGGTCGGCTCCAGCAAGGTGCTGTCGCGCACGCTGGCCGAGCTCGAGTACTACTCGATGCACGACCCGCTCACCGGCCTCTACAACCGGCGCCATTTCAACAACATGCTGGAGTACGAGATCGGCCGTTCCGAGCGCCACCAGCACGAGTTCGCCCTGCTGCTGCTCGACCTCGACGACTTCAAGGACGTCAACGACTCCTACGGCCATCCCACCGGCGACAGCGTGCTGGTGCGCGTCGCCGAGATCCTGCGCGGCCACATCCGCAAGGGCGATCTCGCCACCCGCATCGGCGGCGACGAGTTCGCCATCATGCTGATGGAAACCGGCAACGACGGCGCGGTGGCGGTGGCGGAGAAGCTCGGTGCCGCGCTGCGCGGCACCAGCTTCGAAAGCCCCAACGGCAAGCGCTTCCACATCACCACCTCGATCGGCGTGGTGGTCTATCCGCGCGACGCCCGCACCGAGCACGACCTGCTGGCCGGGGTGGACATCGCGATGTACCGCGCCAAGGAGCTGGGCAAGGACAGCGCCTGCACGCTGGCGTCGATGCCCGGCCAGCTCAAGGCCACCCGCGTGACCCGCGACTACGCCGAGAAGCTGCGCGAGGCGCTGCGCGAGAACCGCATGGTTCCGTACTTCCAGCCCATCGTCGATTGCCACACCGGGGTGCCATTCGCCTGCGAGACGGTCGCCCGCCTGAAGGAGAAGACCGGCGAGACCATCGCCGCCGGTGCCTTCATCGACACCATCGAGAAATACGGCCTGGGCCGCGAGCTCGACCGCGTCATCATCCGCCAGACGCTGGAAGTCGCAGCCGCCCGCGCCCGCAGCGGGGCGCCGCCGCTGCGCGTGTTCATCAACCTGTCGGCGCAGGAGATCCAGGGCCGCGGCATCCTCGGCTATGCCGAAGAGCTGTGCAACGAACTGGGCATCCCGCCCAGCCAGGTGGTGTTCGAGATCCTCGAACGCGACGCCATCGGCGACATGACCAACATGCGCAAATTCCTCGCGAACCTGCGCAAGAAGGGCTTCGCCTTCGCGCTGGACGACTTCGGCAGCGGCTACAACTCCTTCCACTACCTGCGCGAGCTGCACTTCGAGTTCGTCAAGATCGACGGCGCTTTCGTGCGCAGCATCGTCGAATCGCCGATCGACCGCGCGCTGGTGCGCAACCTCACCAACCTGTGCAAGGAAATCGGCATCCTCACCGTCGCCGAGTTCGTCGAATCCGAGGAAATCCTCGAGATGCTGCGCGAGATGGGCATCGACTACGTCCAGGGCTACCACATCGGCATGCCGCTGCCGAAGATGCCCGACGTCGCCTGA
- a CDS encoding energy-coupling factor ABC transporter permease, giving the protein MHIEPGLVSAAKVAVANVAAVGLVGAHALQFVRQPQLVVRSLLAALFFSLFMQSFHLPAGPSELHFIGAMPIYLILGFVPTVVGFAVGLLVQGILFEPADLVNLGVNTLSLAVPLLVLHHTVGKRLDGLNVRNILQLDAIYYAGVALMVGFWLSIGETATPFAEWAGFAAHYLPVVLLEPLVTIALVGLLRPHAAHPALRLCTTLRTA; this is encoded by the coding sequence ATGCATATCGAACCCGGTCTGGTTTCCGCCGCCAAGGTCGCCGTCGCCAACGTCGCCGCCGTCGGCCTGGTCGGCGCGCACGCGCTGCAGTTCGTCCGTCAGCCGCAACTCGTCGTCCGCAGCCTGCTCGCGGCGCTGTTCTTCTCGCTCTTCATGCAGAGCTTCCACCTGCCCGCCGGGCCGTCGGAGCTGCACTTCATCGGCGCGATGCCGATCTACCTCATCCTCGGCTTCGTTCCCACCGTGGTCGGCTTCGCCGTCGGCCTGCTGGTGCAAGGCATCCTGTTCGAACCGGCCGACCTGGTGAATCTCGGCGTAAACACCCTGTCGCTGGCGGTCCCGCTGCTGGTGCTGCACCACACCGTCGGCAAGCGCCTCGACGGCCTGAATGTGCGCAACATCCTCCAGCTCGACGCCATCTACTACGCCGGCGTCGCGCTGATGGTGGGCTTCTGGCTCAGCATCGGCGAAACCGCCACGCCGTTCGCGGAATGGGCCGGCTTCGCCGCCCACTACCTGCCGGTGGTGCTGCTCGAACCGCTGGTGACGATCGCGCTGGTCGGCCTGCTGCGCCCGCACGCCGCCCACCCGGCGCTGCGCCTGTGCACCACGCTGCGCACCGCCTGA
- the bluB gene encoding 5,6-dimethylbenzimidazole synthase, translated as MTPAEPHAFSSAEIDAVYRVIAERRDMRHFRPGAVDPAVLQRLLWAAHHAPSVGYMQPWRFVRITDAALRERLQILVEEERVETARALGEREDEFMRLKVEGLREAGEVIVVALTDHRERHIFGRRTLPEMDLASVACAIQNMWLAARAEGLGMGWVSIFDPDKLAGLLAMPPGARPVAILCIGHVEAFYPKPMLELEQWAERLPLDTLLGENRWPGA; from the coding sequence ATGACCCCAGCCGAGCCGCACGCCTTTTCCTCCGCCGAGATCGACGCGGTGTACCGCGTCATCGCCGAGCGCCGCGACATGCGCCATTTTCGCCCCGGCGCCGTCGATCCGGCCGTGCTGCAGCGGCTGTTGTGGGCTGCCCACCATGCGCCCAGCGTCGGCTACATGCAGCCCTGGCGTTTCGTCCGCATCACCGATGCAGCCTTGCGCGAGCGCCTGCAGATCCTGGTGGAGGAGGAGCGCGTGGAGACGGCGCGGGCGCTCGGCGAGCGCGAGGACGAGTTCATGAGGCTCAAGGTCGAAGGCCTGCGCGAGGCCGGCGAGGTGATCGTGGTGGCGCTTACCGACCACCGCGAGCGCCACATCTTCGGGCGCCGCACCCTGCCCGAGATGGACCTGGCCTCGGTCGCCTGCGCCATCCAGAACATGTGGCTGGCGGCGCGCGCCGAGGGCCTGGGCATGGGCTGGGTGTCGATTTTCGATCCGGACAAGCTCGCCGGGCTGCTGGCGATGCCGCCGGGCGCGCGACCGGTGGCCATCCTCTGCATCGGCCACGTCGAGGCCTTCTATCCGAAGCCGATGCTGGAACTGGAACAATGGGCCGAGCGCCTGCCGCTCGACACCCTGCTCGGCGAAAATCGCTGGCCCGGGGCTTGA
- a CDS encoding sirohydrochlorin chelatase: MNDTTLLLIGHGSRNREGNKEILHFAAQWRERHPAWRIEVCFIEHAEVLLDEGLDRAARAARKVVAIPFILNAAGHVKMELPAAIERARARHPGVGFSCVRHLGMGREIFAVLQGQLERLMKSLAMPDPQTTGVILLGRGSSDAGANGELAKMARWIFEEGDHELVDLAFTSITWPRLETVVQRQVKLGMAQICIVPVYLFTGVLIERIQAQVERLQRQYPQIAFALGSHFGFDKGVFDLLDARVGGIDCAEGPLLECDGCKYRLAAEAEHLHDHSHTHVHDDHGDHGHAHQGHHDHDHGHDGHHHHDHAHA; the protein is encoded by the coding sequence ATGAACGACACCACCCTGCTGCTGATCGGCCACGGTTCGCGCAACCGCGAAGGCAACAAGGAGATCCTGCACTTCGCCGCCCAGTGGCGCGAACGCCACCCGGCCTGGCGCATCGAGGTCTGCTTCATCGAGCACGCCGAAGTGTTGCTCGACGAAGGCCTGGACCGCGCCGCGCGTGCCGCCCGCAAGGTGGTCGCCATCCCCTTCATCCTCAACGCCGCCGGCCACGTCAAGATGGAACTGCCGGCCGCGATCGAGCGCGCCCGCGCCCGCCACCCCGGCGTGGGTTTTTCCTGCGTGCGCCACCTCGGCATGGGCCGCGAGATCTTCGCGGTGCTGCAGGGCCAGCTCGAGCGCCTGATGAAGTCGCTGGCGATGCCCGACCCGCAGACCACCGGCGTGATCCTGCTCGGCCGCGGTTCGTCGGACGCCGGCGCCAACGGCGAACTCGCCAAGATGGCGCGCTGGATCTTCGAAGAGGGCGACCACGAACTGGTCGACCTCGCCTTCACCAGCATCACCTGGCCGCGGCTGGAAACCGTCGTCCAGCGCCAGGTGAAGCTGGGCATGGCGCAGATCTGCATCGTGCCGGTGTATCTCTTCACCGGCGTGCTGATCGAGCGCATCCAGGCCCAGGTCGAGCGCCTGCAGCGCCAGTACCCGCAGATCGCCTTCGCGCTCGGCAGCCATTTCGGCTTCGACAAGGGCGTCTTCGACCTGCTCGACGCCCGCGTCGGCGGCATCGACTGCGCCGAAGGCCCGCTGCTGGAGTGCGACGGCTGCAAGTACCGGCTCGCCGCCGAGGCCGAACACCTGCACGACCACAGCCACACCCATGTGCATGACGACCATGGCGATCACGGCCATGCGCATCAGGGCCATCACGACCATGACCACGGTCACGACGGCCACCACCACCACGATCACGCCCACGCCTGA
- the rquA gene encoding rhodoquinone biosynthesis methyltransferase RquA, with translation MEPIPDDPALRPDGAGADDPVPLYLRRTYSWAYLDRRTLGWLDRPSVVSAILWGNAHRLMQAAVAAFRPGSRVLQAACVYGGFSAMLARRVGSEGRLEVVDVAPLQVANARRKLAGLPQASVRRADLAGGCPGWRAYDGVCCFFLLHEVPATTRSRIVGHLLDAVAPGGRVVFVDYHRPHARHPLRWPMAAVFRWLEPYAESLLDTDIATLSAQSAAFSWQKRTLFGGLYQIVIGDRRDTEAAA, from the coding sequence ATGGAGCCGATCCCCGACGACCCCGCCTTGCGGCCTGATGGCGCAGGCGCCGACGATCCCGTCCCCCTCTACCTGAGGCGCACCTACTCGTGGGCCTACCTCGATCGCCGCACGCTGGGCTGGCTGGATCGCCCGTCCGTCGTGTCGGCGATCCTGTGGGGCAACGCGCACCGGCTGATGCAGGCGGCGGTGGCCGCGTTCCGGCCCGGTTCACGGGTGCTGCAGGCGGCCTGCGTCTACGGCGGGTTTTCCGCGATGCTGGCCCGCCGCGTCGGCAGCGAAGGGCGGCTGGAGGTGGTGGATGTCGCGCCGCTGCAGGTCGCCAATGCCCGCCGCAAGCTGGCCGGGCTGCCGCAGGCCAGTGTGCGGCGCGCCGATCTGGCCGGCGGGTGCCCGGGTTGGCGCGCTTACGACGGCGTGTGCTGCTTCTTCCTGCTGCACGAGGTTCCGGCGACTACCCGCAGCCGCATCGTCGGTCATCTGCTGGATGCCGTGGCGCCCGGAGGCAGGGTGGTCTTCGTCGACTACCACAGGCCACATGCCCGCCATCCGCTGCGCTGGCCGATGGCGGCGGTGTTCCGCTGGCTGGAACCCTATGCGGAGTCCCTGCTCGATACCGATATCGCCACGTTGTCCGCGCAATCCGCCGCGTTTTCCTGGCAGAAGCGGACGCTGTTCGGCGGGCTGTACCAGATCGTCATCGGCGACCGCCGCGACACCGAAGCGGCGGCTTGA
- a CDS encoding precorrin-8X methylmutase: MSTANTVTEQLTAAGRAIEHDSFAIIDAEVGAHAYSAAQWPIVRRMIHANADFEFNGLTDFHPAAVEAGLAAILGGGSRVVADVEMICVGLSASRLAHFGMRTHQFISDADVIEQAKAEETTRAVQAMRKAHRQGLIDGALVGIGNAPTALIELVRLIREDGARPALVVGMPVGFVSAAESKDLMAELDDVPWIVIRGRKGGSTLVVAAIHALLGLAEARQREGC, translated from the coding sequence ATGAGCACCGCCAATACAGTCACCGAACAGCTCACCGCCGCCGGCCGCGCCATCGAGCACGACTCCTTCGCCATCATCGACGCCGAGGTCGGCGCCCACGCCTACAGCGCGGCGCAGTGGCCGATCGTGCGCCGCATGATCCACGCCAATGCCGACTTCGAGTTCAACGGCCTCACCGACTTCCACCCGGCGGCGGTCGAGGCCGGGCTCGCCGCCATCCTCGGCGGCGGCTCGCGGGTGGTGGCCGATGTCGAGATGATCTGCGTCGGCCTGTCGGCGTCGCGCCTGGCGCATTTCGGCATGCGCACCCACCAGTTCATCTCCGACGCCGACGTCATCGAGCAGGCCAAGGCGGAAGAGACCACGCGCGCGGTGCAGGCGATGCGCAAGGCGCACCGCCAGGGCCTGATCGACGGCGCCCTCGTCGGCATCGGCAATGCCCCCACGGCGCTGATCGAGCTGGTACGGCTGATCCGCGAGGACGGCGCGCGCCCGGCGCTGGTGGTCGGCATGCCGGTGGGCTTCGTCTCGGCGGCGGAATCCAAGGACCTGATGGCCGAGCTCGATGACGTGCCGTGGATCGTGATCCGCGGCCGCAAGGGCGGCTCGACGCTGGTGGTCGCGGCGATCCACGCCCTGCTGGGGCTGGCCGAGGCGCGCCAGCGCGAAGGGTGCTGA